CAGGCCGGGGCGTTGCTCGTTTTCCGCGTGGTGGTTATGGCTCGGGCGTTGGCTCGAATGTGTTCACCATCGCGTGCGCGGCGCGGTCGAAGTAGGCATCCATCGACGAGCGCACCATCGGCGAAAAGCCCATGGTGTCGAGGGCCGCACACATGTGTGTGAGCCAGCGGTCGCGCGCGTCGGGGTTCACATGAAATTCGACGTGGCGCATGCGCAGGCGAGGGTGCCCGCGCATCGACGAGTAGGTGGCCGGCCCGCCGAAGTACTGGCCGAGAAACCGGCTCAGGCGCCAGATTGCCCCCTCGAGGTCGTCGGCCGGGTACATGGGCCAGAGCACCGGATCCTGCTGCACGCCGTCGTAGAAACGCCGCACGAGCGTTTCGAACGTCGTCATTCCGCCGACTTCGTCATACAGAGTGGGCGCCAACGAATCAGACATGCCTCCAGCCTAGCCACAGGGGCACCTATACTCCGGCGGTGACAGGTCTAGTCCTCCTCGGTCGGGCGGGGCTCGATGCCGTTGGGGCCGTCGAAGCGCACGAGGTTCATTGGCGGCAGCGCGATATTCTCGGCCTTGAGTGCATCCTGGATGCGGGCGCGCAGCTCGCGCTCGACGCTCCAGCGCTCGCCCGGCGAGGTCTTCACCGCGAGGCGCATGATGACGGCGTCGGCCGAGAGGGTCTGGAGGCCCCACACGCTCGGCTTCTCAAGCAGCTTCATCATCCAGTCGATGTCCTCGTACATGTCGCTGCCGACCTGCTCAATCACGCGCTGCACGCGCTCGCGGTCCTCCGAGTACGGCACGGGCAGGTCGATGATCGCGCGGTTCCAGCCCTGCGAATAGTTGCCGACGCGCTGAATCTCGCCGTTGCGCACGTACCAGAGCTGGCCGTAGACGTCGCGCACCTGGGTGACACGAATGCCGACGGCCTCGACCGTGCCGATCGCGTACTCCATGTCGACGTCGTCGCCGACGCCGATCTGGTCTTCGATCACCATGAACATGCCGTTGAGTACGTCGCCGACGATCTTCTGTGCACCGAAACCGAGGCCGGCACCGATCGCAGCGGAAAGCACGGTGAGTGACTGGAGGAAGCTCGGGCTGATGACGCCGATGCACCAGAGCACCACGATGATCACGATGACGACTGTGAGGATGTTCGACAGCACCTGCCCGATCGTGCGGGTGCGCTGCACGGTGCGCACCGACTCGAGCGGCGAGCGGATCGCGAGCATCTGGGTGTCATCGACGCCCCGCTTGCGCTTCACCCCCTCGACGATCTGCCGCACGAAGCGCTTGATGAGCTGCTGCAGCAACCAGTGCGCCACCCAGGCGCCGACGATGATGAGGATGACCTGCACGAGGGGCCAGAACGGTCCGAGTGCGGCGATGACGTTGTCGAAAAACTCTTGCATATCGCCACCGAGCGTAGGGCGTGAAGCGTGAGAAATCCTGC
The Gulosibacter sediminis genome window above contains:
- a CDS encoding globin: MSDSLAPTLYDEVGGMTTFETLVRRFYDGVQQDPVLWPMYPADDLEGAIWRLSRFLGQYFGGPATYSSMRGHPRLRMRHVEFHVNPDARDRWLTHMCAALDTMGFSPMVRSSMDAYFDRAAHAMVNTFEPTPEP
- a CDS encoding mechanosensitive ion channel family protein, whose translation is MQEFFDNVIAALGPFWPLVQVILIIVGAWVAHWLLQQLIKRFVRQIVEGVKRKRGVDDTQMLAIRSPLESVRTVQRTRTIGQVLSNILTVVIVIIVVLWCIGVISPSFLQSLTVLSAAIGAGLGFGAQKIVGDVLNGMFMVIEDQIGVGDDVDMEYAIGTVEAVGIRVTQVRDVYGQLWYVRNGEIQRVGNYSQGWNRAIIDLPVPYSEDRERVQRVIEQVGSDMYEDIDWMMKLLEKPSVWGLQTLSADAVIMRLAVKTSPGERWSVERELRARIQDALKAENIALPPMNLVRFDGPNGIEPRPTEED